From the Desulfovibrio sp. JY genome, one window contains:
- a CDS encoding outer membrane homotrimeric porin — MKRFAILATLAALILGLASVASAATEVKMTGDARVYGVFFANHNYTGWNAAGTQTEDRFQIWERFRLRSDFVANEAVKFRLGIKVEDVWGHGTLTAANPAVAISVYQAYLQFKLPDCDVQVTAGLQDLSFPTSSFFNDSVVFGGDRAAALVVSAPLIKDTLAVTAGFARMIDTNRTYDTTTTQVADEFDVYLLALPITVDGFKVTPYGVIGVAGKDANYGSAGFLEYLVSAGSYLNGWKNDQNAYWWAGGTFEVTALDPINFYADVIYGAGAENDRKFAKRQGWFLDLGVEYTGWDVLTPQVFGWWSTGEDKSTRNGSERMPTVLPNWGPGNSFLFDDSQELGKESNMGVNPVGAWGLGASLNNISFIEKMTHILTFTYLHGNNSAKALRTLNYALGTNSYYQMGRDLAMDEYLVAVNFDTKYMIYENLAAVMETGWSHGEFKTSIWGHRLAQQAREGDSWKVAFGLTYKF; from the coding sequence ATGAAGCGTTTTGCCATCCTGGCCACGCTGGCCGCCCTGATCCTGGGCCTTGCCAGTGTCGCCTCGGCCGCCACCGAGGTCAAAATGACCGGTGACGCCCGCGTCTACGGCGTTTTTTTCGCCAACCACAACTATACTGGCTGGAATGCTGCCGGCACCCAGACCGAAGACCGTTTCCAGATTTGGGAACGTTTTCGTCTGCGCTCCGACTTCGTGGCCAACGAGGCCGTGAAGTTCCGCCTGGGCATCAAGGTCGAGGACGTCTGGGGTCATGGCACCCTGACCGCCGCCAACCCGGCCGTCGCCATCTCCGTCTACCAGGCCTACCTGCAGTTCAAGCTGCCGGATTGCGATGTCCAGGTGACTGCCGGTCTGCAGGACCTGTCGTTCCCGACGAGCTCGTTTTTTAACGACTCCGTCGTGTTCGGCGGCGACCGCGCCGCGGCCCTGGTCGTGTCCGCCCCGCTGATCAAGGACACCCTGGCTGTGACCGCCGGCTTCGCCCGCATGATCGACACCAACCGCACCTACGACACCACCACCACCCAGGTGGCCGACGAGTTCGACGTCTACCTGCTGGCCCTGCCCATCACGGTGGATGGTTTCAAGGTGACCCCGTACGGCGTCATCGGTGTTGCCGGTAAGGACGCCAACTACGGTAGCGCCGGCTTCCTCGAGTACCTGGTTTCCGCCGGTTCCTACCTCAACGGCTGGAAGAACGACCAGAACGCCTACTGGTGGGCTGGCGGCACCTTCGAGGTGACCGCTCTTGATCCGATCAACTTCTACGCCGACGTGATCTACGGCGCCGGTGCCGAGAACGACCGCAAGTTCGCCAAGCGCCAGGGTTGGTTCCTCGACCTCGGCGTCGAGTACACCGGTTGGGACGTGCTGACCCCGCAGGTCTTCGGCTGGTGGTCCACCGGTGAGGACAAGTCCACCCGCAACGGTTCCGAGCGTATGCCCACCGTGCTGCCCAACTGGGGCCCGGGCAACAGCTTCCTGTTCGACGATTCGCAGGAGCTCGGCAAGGAATCCAACATGGGTGTCAACCCCGTCGGTGCCTGGGGCTTGGGCGCTTCTCTCAACAACATCTCGTTCATCGAGAAGATGACCCACATCCTCACCTTCACCTACCTGCATGGCAACAACAGCGCCAAGGCCCTCCGCACTCTCAACTACGCCCTTGGCACCAACTCCTACTACCAGATGGGTCGTGACCTGGCCATGGACGAGTACCTCGTCGCGGTCAACTTCGACACCAAGTACATGATCTACGAGAACTTGGCTGCCGTCATGGAGACCGGTTGGTCCCACGGCGAATTCAAGACCAGCATCTGGGGTCATCGCCTGGCCCAGCAGGCTCGCGAAGGCGATTCCTGGAAGGTTGCTTTCGGTCTGACCTACAAGTTCTAG
- a CDS encoding outer membrane homotrimeric porin, producing the protein MKRFALLAVLILGLASVASAATEVKMTGDARIYGVFFANHNYTGWNADATKTEDRFQIWERFRLRSDFVANEAVKFRLGIKVEDVWGHGTLTAANPAVAISVYQAYLQFKMPDCNVEVSAGLQDLSLPQSSFFYDSVVFGGDRAAALVVNAPLIKDTLAVTAGFARMIDTNRTYDTTTTQVADEFDTYFLTLPITINGFKATPWGAVGVAGKDADYSDAGFAQNLLSAGDYLTPWKNDQNAYWWAGGAFEVTALDPVNFYADVIYGAGAQSDRKAAKREGWFLDLGAEYTGWDILTPQVFGWWSTGEDSSTRNGSERMPAILVDWGPGDSFLFDCAQELGKESNMGVNPIGAWGLGASLNNISFMEKLTHILTFTYLHGNNSAKAIRYLNTTLGTNDYYQMGRDLAKDEYLMAVNFDTKYMIYENLAAVLETGWSHGEFKTSIWGHRLTSQARDGDAWKVAFGLTYKF; encoded by the coding sequence ATGAAGCGTTTCGCTCTCCTGGCCGTCCTGATCCTGGGACTGGCCAGCGTCGCCTCGGCCGCCACCGAGGTCAAAATGACCGGTGACGCCCGCATCTACGGCGTGTTTTTCGCCAATCACAACTACACGGGCTGGAATGCCGACGCCACCAAGACCGAAGACCGTTTCCAGATCTGGGAACGGTTCCGCCTGCGTTCCGACTTCGTGGCCAACGAGGCCGTGAAGTTCCGTCTGGGCATCAAGGTGGAGGACGTCTGGGGTCATGGCACCCTGACCGCCGCCAACCCGGCCGTGGCCATCTCCGTCTACCAGGCCTACCTGCAGTTCAAGATGCCGGATTGCAACGTCGAGGTGAGCGCCGGCCTCCAGGATCTGTCCCTGCCGCAGAGCTCGTTCTTCTACGACTCCGTGGTGTTCGGCGGCGACCGCGCCGCAGCGTTGGTCGTGAACGCTCCGCTGATCAAGGACACCCTGGCCGTGACCGCCGGCTTCGCCCGCATGATCGATACCAACCGCACCTACGACACCACCACCACCCAGGTCGCTGACGAGTTCGACACCTATTTCCTGACGCTGCCGATCACGATCAACGGCTTCAAGGCCACCCCCTGGGGCGCCGTGGGCGTCGCCGGCAAGGACGCTGATTACAGCGACGCCGGCTTCGCGCAGAACCTGTTGTCCGCCGGTGATTACCTGACCCCCTGGAAGAACGACCAGAACGCCTACTGGTGGGCCGGCGGCGCTTTCGAAGTCACCGCCCTCGATCCGGTCAACTTCTACGCCGACGTGATCTACGGCGCCGGTGCCCAGTCCGACCGCAAGGCCGCCAAGCGCGAAGGCTGGTTCCTCGACCTCGGCGCCGAGTACACCGGCTGGGACATCCTGACCCCGCAGGTCTTCGGCTGGTGGTCCACCGGTGAAGACAGCTCCACCCGCAACGGTTCCGAGCGTATGCCCGCCATCCTGGTCGACTGGGGCCCGGGCGACAGCTTCCTGTTCGACTGCGCGCAGGAGCTCGGCAAGGAATCCAACATGGGCGTCAACCCCATCGGCGCCTGGGGTCTGGGCGCTTCTCTCAACAACATCTCGTTCATGGAGAAGCTGACCCACATCCTGACCTTCACCTACCTGCACGGCAACAACAGCGCCAAGGCCATCCGGTACCTCAACACGACGCTTGGCACCAACGACTACTATCAGATGGGTCGTGACCTGGCCAAGGACGAGTACCTCATGGCCGTCAACTTCGACACCAAGTACATGATCTACGAGAACCTGGCCGCCGTCCTCGAGACCGGCTGGTCCCACGGCGAGTTCAAGACCAGCATCTGGGGTCATCGCCTGACGTCCCAGGCCCGCGACGGCGACGCCTGGAAGGTCGCCTTCGGCCTGACCTACAAATTCTAG
- a CDS encoding outer membrane homotrimeric porin encodes MKRLVLLVCFATLLLGAAAAANAATEVKMTGDSRIYGVYFANHNFTGWNTASWSGSNPASWSKSGTKTEDRFQLWERFRLRSDFVANEAVKFRLGIKVEDTWGHGTLTAANPAVAISVYQAYLQFKLPNCAVEVTAGLQDLDLPHSSLFNTSPVFGGDRMAALTIKAPLIDNTLGLLVGFGRAIDTNRTYDTTTTQVADEFDAYFLALPVTVDGFKVTPWGMVGVAGADANYWSTGFGQNLFSAGDFVTTAGWKNAQNAYWWIGGSFEVTALDPVKLYADVIYGAGAQSDRKKNKRQGWFIDGGLEYTGWDVLTPKAFGWWSTGEDGSTRNGSERMAYIHSSWGAGNSFLFDDTQILGKESNMGVSPVGNWGIGASLDNISFVEKLTSRVTYSYVRGTNSAKAIRYLNTYLGDNPYFQMGRDLTAEEYVMGVNLDSKYMIYENLAAVLETGWAHGQFQTSVWGHRLAERARSADTWKVAFGLNYKF; translated from the coding sequence ATGAAGCGTCTTGTCTTGCTGGTGTGCTTCGCCACGCTGTTGCTCGGGGCCGCGGCTGCGGCCAACGCGGCGACGGAAGTCAAAATGACGGGCGACTCCCGTATCTACGGCGTGTATTTTGCCAATCACAACTTCACGGGCTGGAATACCGCCTCCTGGTCCGGATCCAATCCGGCCAGCTGGAGCAAATCCGGAACCAAAACCGAAGACCGTTTTCAGCTTTGGGAACGGTTCCGCCTGCGCTCCGACTTCGTGGCCAACGAGGCCGTGAAGTTCCGCCTGGGCATCAAGGTGGAGGACACCTGGGGTCACGGCACCCTGACCGCCGCCAACCCGGCCGTGGCCATCTCGGTCTACCAGGCCTACCTGCAGTTCAAGCTGCCGAACTGCGCCGTCGAGGTGACGGCCGGCCTGCAGGACCTCGACCTGCCCCACTCCTCGCTGTTTAACACCTCGCCGGTCTTCGGCGGCGACCGCATGGCCGCGCTGACCATCAAGGCCCCGCTGATCGACAACACCCTGGGGCTGCTCGTTGGTTTCGGCCGCGCCATCGACACCAACCGTACCTACGACACCACCACCACCCAGGTGGCCGACGAGTTCGACGCCTACTTCCTGGCTCTGCCCGTCACGGTCGACGGCTTCAAGGTCACCCCCTGGGGCATGGTGGGAGTTGCCGGCGCCGACGCCAACTACTGGAGCACCGGTTTCGGCCAGAACCTGTTTTCCGCCGGCGACTTCGTGACGACGGCCGGCTGGAAGAACGCCCAGAACGCCTACTGGTGGATCGGCGGCTCCTTCGAGGTGACCGCCCTCGATCCGGTCAAGCTCTACGCCGACGTGATCTACGGCGCCGGCGCCCAGTCCGACCGCAAGAAGAACAAGCGCCAGGGCTGGTTCATTGACGGCGGCCTCGAGTACACCGGCTGGGACGTCCTGACGCCCAAGGCCTTCGGCTGGTGGTCCACCGGCGAGGACGGCTCCACCCGCAACGGTTCCGAGCGCATGGCCTATATCCACTCCAGCTGGGGCGCGGGCAACAGCTTCCTGTTCGACGACACCCAGATCCTCGGCAAGGAATCCAACATGGGCGTCAGCCCCGTTGGCAACTGGGGCATCGGCGCGTCCCTCGACAACATTTCCTTCGTGGAAAAGCTGACCAGCCGCGTGACCTACTCCTACGTGCGCGGCACCAACTCGGCCAAGGCCATCCGCTACCTCAACACCTATCTCGGCGATAACCCCTACTTCCAGATGGGGCGTGACCTGACGGCCGAGGAATACGTCATGGGCGTCAACCTCGACTCCAAGTACATGATCTACGAAAACCTGGCCGCCGTTCTGGAGACCGGCTGGGCCCACGGCCAGTTCCAGACCAGCGTCTGGGGCCATCGCCTGGCCGAACGCGCCCGCAGCGCCGACACCTGGAAGGTCGCCTTCGGCTTGAACTACAAGTTCTAG
- a CDS encoding outer membrane homotrimeric porin has protein sequence MKRIWIIALVAVFALSAFASAQASTEVKMTGDARIYGVFFAEHNYTGWNNASWTSNTPTYSHAGTKTEDRFEIWERFRLRSDFVANEAVKFRLGIKVEDTWGHGTLTAANPAVAIAVYQAYLQFKWPGCAVEFTAGLQDIDLPISNMFYGSPVFGGDRIAALTVKAPLIDNTLAVLAGFGRLIDTNRTYDTTTTQVADELDAYFLALPITLDGFKATPWGVITVAGKNAGYFTAGSSTFSSQSFAENLVSAGTFMTPALWKNDQNVYWWAGGAFEVTALDPVKFYADVIYGAGAQSDRKKSKRQGWFLDAGVEYTGWDMLTPKVFGWWSTGEDHSNYNGSERMPQIRSNWGPGNSFLFDDSQVLAKNSNMGMNPVGAYGLGASLDNISFIEKLTHRLTYTYIHGNNNPAAIRAVNVALGSNPYFEMGRDLTSNEFAMGVNFDSKYMIYENLAAVLETGWAHGQFQTSVWGHRLAEKSRSGDAWKVAFGLTYKF, from the coding sequence ATGAAACGCATTTGGATCATCGCACTTGTGGCGGTGTTCGCTCTGAGCGCCTTCGCCAGCGCCCAGGCGTCCACCGAGGTGAAAATGACCGGCGACGCCCGCATCTACGGCGTCTTCTTCGCCGAGCACAACTACACCGGCTGGAACAACGCGTCCTGGACGTCCAACACCCCGACCTACTCCCACGCCGGCACCAAGACCGAAGACCGCTTCGAGATCTGGGAACGCTTCCGCCTGCGCTCCGACTTCGTGGCCAACGAGGCCGTGAAATTCAGACTGGGCATCAAGGTGGAGGACACCTGGGGTCACGGCACCCTGACCGCCGCCAACCCGGCCGTGGCCATCGCCGTGTACCAGGCCTACCTGCAGTTCAAGTGGCCGGGCTGCGCCGTTGAGTTCACCGCCGGCCTCCAGGACATCGACCTGCCGATCAGCAACATGTTCTACGGCTCGCCGGTTTTCGGCGGCGACCGCATCGCCGCCCTGACCGTCAAGGCCCCGCTGATCGACAACACCCTGGCCGTCCTCGCCGGTTTCGGCCGTCTGATCGACACCAACCGCACCTACGACACCACCACCACCCAGGTGGCCGATGAGTTGGACGCCTACTTCCTGGCCCTGCCCATCACCCTCGACGGTTTCAAGGCCACGCCGTGGGGCGTGATCACCGTGGCCGGCAAGAACGCCGGCTACTTCACCGCCGGCAGCTCGACCTTCAGCTCGCAGAGCTTCGCCGAGAACCTGGTTTCCGCCGGCACCTTCATGACCCCGGCCCTGTGGAAGAACGACCAGAACGTCTACTGGTGGGCCGGCGGCGCGTTCGAGGTGACCGCCCTTGATCCGGTGAAGTTCTACGCCGACGTGATCTACGGCGCCGGCGCCCAGTCCGACCGCAAGAAGAGCAAGCGCCAGGGCTGGTTCCTCGATGCCGGCGTCGAGTACACCGGCTGGGACATGCTGACGCCCAAGGTCTTCGGCTGGTGGTCCACCGGCGAGGATCACTCCAACTACAACGGTTCCGAGCGCATGCCGCAGATCCGTTCCAACTGGGGTCCCGGCAACAGCTTCCTGTTCGACGACAGCCAGGTGCTGGCCAAGAACTCGAACATGGGCATGAACCCGGTCGGCGCCTACGGTCTCGGCGCTTCTCTGGACAACATCTCGTTTATCGAGAAGCTGACCCATCGCCTGACCTACACCTACATCCACGGCAACAACAACCCGGCGGCCATCCGCGCCGTCAACGTGGCCCTGGGCAGCAACCCCTACTTCGAGATGGGCCGCGACCTGACCTCCAACGAGTTCGCCATGGGTGTGAACTTCGACTCCAAGTACATGATCTATGAAAACCTGGCCGCCGTCCTCGAGACCGGCTGGGCCCACGGCCAGTTCCAGACCAGCGTCTGGGGTCACCGCCTGGCCGAAAAGTCCCGCTCGGGCGACGCCTGGAAAGTCGCCTTCGGCCTGACCTACAAGTTCTAA